gttttttggtttgtttgtttgtttgttgactAACTGATCCATCAGTAAAAAGGAAACAGCCGTTAGCGGCCTTACCGTGGACGCCGTGCAGTGGTCCATGCTTCTGTCTGCAAACAGCACTGAATCTTTGATGAACACAGCAAGGCTCCTGAGCATGAAGGTGACGAACAGGTTGAGGTGGATGTAGTTCCGCGTGCACAGCAGCTTCCTGAGAGGAAACATGCACAGAGAAGAGACTGACTGCTTTCATTCCAGTTTCAGGATAAAACTTCAGTTTCACGGATGACATCAAGACaacctgaagcagcagaggagcagagcagcGACGAGGAGAGCAGCCAGAGAGGCTCCGTATCCAACGCTGTAGACCACCTTCAGGGTTTCAAAGTACTCCTTCTGGAGTAAAACACGACACGTCAGCAGTTAGAGGCTTAAAGAACCAGACGTGTGGTGGGACAGCTTCATGCAGATGGTAAAACTCGCCGTACCTCTGTCCTCATGTCTTCGTCTTCCTCTAAAGCCTCGTGGTAACAGGCTTCGTAATACGGCACACTCGCTTCGCTCCATCCTCGAGCCATGCAGCTCCGAGTGATGACAACTGGgaggaaaatgtttcacagGGAAGCAGGTGAACATTGTTTCCAGGACAATCTGAATGCGGCGCCGTGTAACTTAGTCTCTCAGGAGTTTGTAGTTTAAACAGGAAACGTTATGATACTGAATTTAGTTGACTTTATATGCTTTATGATTTGACTTTACTGCTTCAGAgacaagtgaggaaaaaaaatctaaagatccataagctacacacacactgaagagcGCTTGAGATGAGGTAATCAGGTAATTGCCTGATTAAATGTCGgtttaacctttatttaatcTGGTAATCTCATTGGGAAGAAGGGAGATCCGAGTGCAGCaaccagacaaaacaaaagcatcagaGAAAATCACCTAAAAGACTCAAAGTCAGAAGTTTCAAATCAGCTCCAGGGATGAGATTCAAGgtttaaaatctgtttataaGGTGTGAAGATCCTGGTGGACGCTCACAGTGTCTAAACACTGAATCTTTTTACTAATATCACAAAATCTGATCTCGTCTCCTCAGACTGTACAGACTTTGTGGAAAATGTCGTGGTGTCTACCTGGAGGCGTTTCAGGCTTCAGCAGCAGCGGAGGACAGAGGACGGAGACGGTCTGTCCTTCAGAAGCAGCTGGCCAGCAGCTCAGTCCGTCCCACTCCATCACACAGCCTGATGTTAAACAAGTGGTCAACACGTGAGGACGGGCTGAGAAAGAGACGTTTCTTTATCCGAATCCAAAGGAAGGTTTACCTGCGGTCACATTACTGCTGGAGCgaagagaagctgcagcagacgCCTTCATCTTCAGCTTAcactcctcttctttcttctggaGATGAAGAACAACTGAACACTCTGGATGAGTTGAtgacacctgaaaaacaaagactgacCTTCACTTTTAAACTCCTTAGTTTTCAAAGACTTTTCATCCTCCTGCATGGCATCAACTAATAACGGAGACACAGtgacataaatacataaataaatgagaaataatTGTGTTTCTAATTGTTTACGATAACCTACCAGACATCTTGTGATGATCAGGACGTAAACGGCAGCAGTCACACTGAAGGTCATGGTTTCAGTCTCCATTAAAAACTAAAACCTTTAGCTTTGGTTTCCCAAATTCCACTGAAACATCCAACGTTTACGTCCTCCGTCCGTGCAGCTGACTGAAGTGAAGACGACCGAAGCTCGCAGGATGACTTCACctgacagcaggaggaaaaacagaaaacaagttcATTCGCTGGATAATTTATGCTGCACACAGTTGACACGACTGAAGAGTCCTTAAGACAAAAACACGGCGGttgaatgtttcatttcatggtTTGTACTTTACATAACTGCCTGATCCTCCCACAGCTGGAGCTTTAATGTAAAATtcaactgaaaaacagcacatgCTGTGAAAGAGGGATACAAACTGCAGTAATACTCAGGATGTGTTGTGGTATACTGATGGCTTTACTGTGAGATCAATGGAAACAGTCAGTCTGAGCTCCTAAACACACTTCAGCTCTTGTTTTGAAGGAGTTTCGTACAtctcacactgacactgtggtGTGTAGTCAGAGGAGGCTGCAACGTCTCCCTCTAGTGTTTGATCTCAGAGAGTTACAGCCAGAAAGTACACTTCACTGCAAATtcaaggtacttgtacttcacttgtACATTTCCATTCTGTGCCTCAtaatacttttactccactacatttgtgTGGCGGCTTTAGTTATGCCACTATTGACAATTTACAACAACATTTTTGGGAGCAGCGGATTAATCCACATGGTCTAATCCACAACTTGTCTGTCTGATTTGGATAAAGCCGTGTTTTCAGGGCGagttctttgtctttgtgttgttaaGAGTTTTACAGTCAGAGAAGCCTGGAGACTGAACTGGCACTCAGACAACTTGTTACTGTGGTGTGAAGTGCTTTGTGCAGTCAGCACTGATCTGAATCTACTGTCACAGTCAGCTCACAGATCCTTCACTCTCAAGCTGTGAGGCACTTGAGTTTATTTCACATCGGAATGGAAAGCAAACTTCACAAACAGCCAGAaaacactgggaaaaaaaacaatcttagGCTGAGGAAAAATATCCTCCACATTGGAGGCAGTGGAGTGAAGTGGAGCCACTTCCCGCTCACAaacccgtctgagccaatcaggagcagcgctcagctgtcagtcatgaacacttgaacaaacatcagtgtgataagaactacctaaaatttatttgatgtgtactttgtgtgtttggctcatgtcccatctgctaacatggaggaggaggggtttatgagctgtactgcagccagccaccagggggcgtctGGATATTCTGGATTCATCATATGTTTGGAGTATAGCTATTTGTTCAATCAACAGAGAATAGAGAAGGATGGTTGTCACTTTTGGATGGAGTGGGAGCCttagcctttatgctaagctaactagctgctggctgtagcttcatattcaccAGAGTGTCTAACTCAACACTTCACAAAAGGTCAAACTGTCCCGTTCACATGTGAAAAGCCTTTAAACCTTCACTTCCTGTAATGTGCATGGAAAGACTGAAATATCCCACAGTCAGTGAAGTGGCTCCTGCAGGTAAACAGACTGCTGACCACATGAGGGTTTAAAGGGTGTGTAAAGG
The Scatophagus argus isolate fScaArg1 chromosome 21, fScaArg1.pri, whole genome shotgun sequence genome window above contains:
- the ghrhr2 gene encoding growth hormone releasing hormone receptor 2 isoform X2 → METETMTFSVTAAVYVLIITRCLVSSTHPECSVVLHLQKKEEECKLKMKASAAASLRSSSNVTAGCVMEWDGLSCWPAASEGQTVSVLCPPLLLKPETPPVVITRSCMARGWSEASVPYYEACYHEALEEDEDMRTEEYFETLKVVYSVGYGASLAALLVAALLLCCFRKLLCTRNYIHLNLFVTFMLRSLAVFIKDSVLFADRSMDHCTASTLQCKAAVTFFHLCVSANFSWLLVEGLYLHTVLLFTFTQTGKLLRIYATVGWGAPSVTIVIWALLKKQLDDEGCWDNLESRLWWIIKIPILLSVFVNFVIFLNVSRIIVQKTKATHVNRSETHLYRRLARSTLLLIPLFGLHYVVFALFPEHVGVRPRLFFELVLGSFQGFIVALLYCFLNGEVQKEIQRTVRRWWPETKTNAINLPTQEFVP
- the ghrhr2 gene encoding growth hormone releasing hormone receptor 2 isoform X1; translation: METETMTFSVTAAVYVLIITRCLVSSTHPECSVVLHLQKKEEECKLKMKASAAASLRSSSNVTAGCVMEWDGLSCWPAASEGQTVSVLCPPLLLKPETPPVVITRSCMARGWSEASVPYYEACYHEALEEDEDMRTEKEYFETLKVVYSVGYGASLAALLVAALLLCCFRKLLCTRNYIHLNLFVTFMLRSLAVFIKDSVLFADRSMDHCTASTLQCKAAVTFFHLCVSANFSWLLVEGLYLHTVLLFTFTQTGKLLRIYATVGWGAPSVTIVIWALLKKQLDDEGCWDNLESRLWWIIKIPILLSVFVNFVIFLNVSRIIVQKTKATHVNRSETHLYRRLARSTLLLIPLFGLHYVVFALFPEHVGVRPRLFFELVLGSFQGFIVALLYCFLNGEVQKEIQRTVRRWWPETKTNAINLPTQEFVP